The Vidua chalybeata isolate OUT-0048 chromosome 24, bVidCha1 merged haplotype, whole genome shotgun sequence genome includes a window with the following:
- the LOC128799342 gene encoding polymeric immunoglobulin receptor-like, translating into MAVELRALFLLPLCFPGLQGQTPQVQRRREGGTLYMLCPYAAWTTKQQTKYWCLLRHGDCQEVLRTYYEDSVQSRDRRIEIKDNTASKAVSVTMTDLKAEDSDTYFCSAYNRVTGAYTQLRAISLNVFRELLKWELDTLTVQCPEGYGMVWCRGGQTDCTAPLRRQTSSKQSEMKSLQDRASVEYNAQRALVVTMKNLQARDSGVYWCALGSEHSRKMEVVLSVLKRTQQHTAKESGNVSVQCHYKIADYRTVSKAWCKKKEGGMCNVLVTTRSESPAGNSTAREGVRIQDDTQQGFVTITMEQLQVQDSGVYWCALQDGSGLLRMEEVTLSVSKALPPGGFPDSESQSEEILLGDSCSGNTFLILSVVLLLLLLLALLTSAALGVRYYRLLLRTGNREAEDTSDRPEGTARAGSTGRREGSQDDSKGPAYINLDVQSHPSPEDPLYCNVKLSQAPRNPQEMEYAVIAFNQPPRTSRE; encoded by the exons GTCTCCAAGGCCAAACCCCACAAGTGCAGAGACGACGGGAAGGGGGCACTCTTTACATGCTGTGTCCTTATGCAGCGTGGACTACGAAACAGCAGACAAAATACTGGTGCCTCCTGAGACATGGAGACTGTCAAGAAGTCCTGCGCACATACTACGAAGACAGCGTGCAGTCCAGGGACAGGAGAATTGAAATCAAGGATAACACAGCTAGTAAGGCTGTGTCTGTCACCATGACTGACCTCAAGGCAGAGGACTCAGACAcatatttctgttctgcttaCAATCGTGTCACAGGTGCATACACGCAGCTGAGGGCGATCTCACTGAATGTTTTCAGGG agctgctcaagTGGGAGCTGGACACCCTGACAGTGCAGTGCCCAGAGGGGTACGGCATGGTCTGGTGCCGAGGAGGGCAGACTGACTGCACAGCCCCGCTGAGGAGACAAACATCTTCAAAACAGAGTGAAATGAAATCCCTGCAAGACAGAGCATCAGTGGAGTATAACGCTCAAAGGGCTCTGGTTGTCACCATGAAGAATCTGCAGGCCCGGGACTCTGGTGTGTACTGGTGTGCActgggctctgagcacagccgGAAAATGGAGGTCGTGCTCTCTGTGCTCAAGA GGActcagcagcacacagccaAGGAGTCAGGCAACGTCTCTGTCCAGTGTCACTACAAGATCGCAGACTACAGGACTGTCAGCAAAGCCTGGTGCAAAAAGAAAGAGGGGGGAATGTGTAACGTGCTGGTCACCACCAGATCAGAGTCCCCAGCAGGAAACAGCACGGCTCGGGAAGGTGTCAGGATCCAGGATGACACCCAGCAGGGCTTTGTCACCATCAccatggagcagctgcaggtgcaggacTCGGGCGTGTACTGGTGCGCGCTCCAGGACGGCTCCGGTCTGCTCCGCATGGAGGAGGTCACGCTCAGCGTTTCCAAGG CGTTGCCTCCGGGAGGTTTTCCAGACTCTGAAAGCCAAAGCGAAGAAATTCTTTTGGGCGACAG ctgcagtgggaaCACCTTCCTCATCCTGTCCgtggtgctgctcctcctgctcctcctggccctCCTCACCTCCGCAGCCCTGGGTGTCAGGTACtacaggctgctgctgagaacAG GTAACAGAGAAGCAGAGGACACCAGTGACAGACCAGAGGGCACAGCACGG gctggcagcactgggaggagggaaggtTCTCAGGATGACAGCAAAGGGCCAGCATACATCAACCTGGATGTGcaatcccaccccagccccgAGGATCCCCTTTACTGCAACGTGAAACTGAGCCAGGCTCCCAGGAACCCCCAGGAGATGGAATACGCCGTCATCGCCTTCAACCAGCCCCCAAGGACCAGCAGGGAATGA